From Thermus albus, one genomic window encodes:
- a CDS encoding tetratricopeptide repeat protein, translating into MRLISLLLALGLAWASPLEEARTLYRKGEMAGVLARLDPLLKGYDPPEEALLLAGFAQYRMGKLEEALFTFSRLVGTLKGGGEALYGFGLVLRALGDPEGARSALDWALRQGYREAEGILNSLPPPPAPTPKARKAPPPFRAEKGRFWVGDTPFQVQGVNLGVALPGRFPAEFPEEEALYRAWLELLSAMGANAVRTYTLLPPAFYRALYHHNRLHRDRPLYLFQGVWTELPEEEGYGDWEGPFLEKFLLEGREVLDALHGNLNRPPRPGHAHGEYTADVSPWVLGLLAGREFEPYSVEAYHGRHPGRTYRGRFLEAAANASPFEAYLAEVLDRLATYEWEAYGTLRPLGFVNWPTLDPLRWESEASHQEEYAIRRARGEKVEPPKPGFLHEEDTVTLDPAHLKPAPGSPVTLFAAYHVYPYYPDFLVNERDLAPGRYRHYLARLKAHHGGMPLLIAEFGLPTSRGIAHFHPEGLHHGGFSEPEQGEKVLALWQDIASLDLAGGLVFALMDEWFKKNWLFAPFEWPVDRDPLWHNVLDPEENYGLLAATAKGAFRLDGRPDEWENVPFLLREEGRFLKAHADPEYLWLLYRGPWPLRLHLDTVPGGVPVAEGFGAEFYLEVEAQGGRLWLEKGYYPFQELDYGLPKTEFLHFLGPTKPGEGPFVPFILEPNRRRTGRDGTDYPRILYELGNLKPGQDPEGARDPTADYALGEGGLLEIRIPWGLLLIADPSRRLAWYAPEPIPIEGLRLFLPGAPPLTFTWPTWEEPAFSLRLKPLYFRLREAWRGVP; encoded by the coding sequence TGGTGGGCACCCTAAAGGGCGGCGGCGAGGCCCTATACGGCTTCGGCCTGGTCCTCCGGGCCTTAGGGGACCCGGAAGGGGCACGAAGCGCCCTGGACTGGGCCCTGCGGCAGGGCTACCGGGAGGCGGAAGGCATCCTGAATAGCCTTCCCCCACCCCCTGCCCCAACCCCCAAGGCCCGCAAGGCCCCACCCCCTTTCCGGGCAGAAAAGGGGCGGTTCTGGGTTGGGGATACCCCCTTCCAGGTACAGGGGGTGAACCTGGGGGTGGCCCTACCCGGCCGCTTTCCCGCGGAGTTTCCGGAGGAGGAAGCCCTATACCGGGCCTGGCTGGAGCTTCTCTCCGCCATGGGGGCCAACGCCGTGCGCACCTATACCCTGCTTCCCCCCGCCTTCTACCGGGCCCTCTACCACCATAACCGCCTCCATAGGGACCGCCCCCTCTACCTCTTCCAGGGGGTGTGGACCGAGCTCCCTGAGGAAGAAGGATATGGGGACTGGGAAGGCCCTTTCCTGGAGAAGTTCCTTTTGGAAGGGCGGGAGGTTCTGGATGCCCTCCACGGGAACCTCAACCGCCCACCCCGCCCAGGCCACGCCCACGGGGAGTACACCGCCGACGTCTCCCCCTGGGTGCTGGGGCTCCTGGCGGGGCGGGAGTTTGAGCCCTACTCCGTGGAGGCCTACCACGGACGCCATCCCGGGCGCACGTACCGGGGAAGGTTCCTGGAGGCCGCCGCAAACGCCAGCCCCTTCGAGGCCTACTTGGCCGAGGTGCTGGACCGCCTGGCCACCTACGAGTGGGAGGCTTACGGCACCCTCAGGCCTTTGGGCTTCGTCAACTGGCCCACCCTGGACCCCCTGCGCTGGGAAAGCGAGGCCAGCCACCAGGAGGAATACGCCATCCGGCGCGCCCGTGGCGAGAAGGTGGAGCCTCCCAAACCGGGCTTCCTCCATGAGGAGGATACCGTCACCCTGGACCCCGCCCACCTGAAGCCCGCCCCCGGTAGCCCCGTCACCCTTTTTGCCGCCTACCACGTCTACCCCTACTACCCTGATTTCCTGGTCAACGAACGGGACCTGGCCCCGGGCCGCTACCGCCACTACCTGGCCCGCCTGAAAGCCCACCATGGGGGAATGCCCCTCCTCATCGCCGAGTTTGGCCTGCCCACCAGCCGGGGCATCGCCCACTTCCACCCTGAGGGCCTCCATCACGGAGGGTTCTCCGAACCGGAACAGGGGGAAAAGGTGCTGGCCCTGTGGCAAGACATCGCCTCCTTGGACCTGGCTGGAGGCCTGGTCTTTGCCCTCATGGATGAGTGGTTCAAGAAAAACTGGCTTTTCGCCCCCTTTGAATGGCCTGTGGACCGCGACCCTCTTTGGCACAATGTCCTGGACCCGGAAGAAAACTACGGCCTCCTGGCGGCCACCGCCAAAGGGGCTTTTCGGCTTGATGGCAGGCCTGATGAATGGGAAAACGTGCCCTTTCTTTTGCGGGAAGAGGGGCGATTCCTAAAGGCCCATGCCGATCCCGAGTACCTTTGGCTCCTCTACCGGGGGCCTTGGCCCCTGAGGCTTCATCTGGATACCGTACCCGGCGGGGTCCCGGTGGCAGAGGGGTTCGGGGCGGAGTTTTACCTGGAGGTGGAAGCGCAAGGGGGACGGCTATGGCTGGAGAAGGGCTACTACCCCTTCCAGGAGTTGGACTACGGCCTACCGAAAACGGAGTTCCTCCACTTCCTTGGACCCACGAAGCCCGGGGAAGGGCCTTTTGTGCCCTTTATCCTCGAGCCCAACCGCCGCCGCACCGGCCGGGACGGCACCGACTACCCTCGTATCCTTTACGAGCTGGGAAACCTGAAGCCCGGCCAAGACCCGGAAGGGGCCCGGGACCCCACCGCGGACTACGCCCTAGGGGAAGGAGGCCTTTTGGAAATCCGCATCCCCTGGGGCCTGCTCCTCATTGCCGACCCCAGCAGGCGCCTGGCCTGGTACGCCCCCGAACCCATCCCCATAGAGGGCCTCCGCCTCTTCCTTCCCGGGGCCCCACCCCTCACCTTCACATGGCCCACCTGGGAAGAGCCCGCCTTCTCCCTACGGCTTAAACCCCTCTATTTCCGCCTGAGGGAGGCTTGGCGAGGAGTTCCCTGA
- the murJ gene encoding murein biosynthesis integral membrane protein MurJ, with protein sequence MLRKVLLVMGGTLASRVLGLLRQAVFNALYPDVLKDAFNVAYRVPNLLRELLAEGAVQNALIPLLKGLPPEEAKAFARRFGAFLLGVNLLVLGLGYLLAPFLVDLLVAGESHLREGEGLEQVVYLTRLLLPFLLGISMAALFSALLQAEERFLPYALGPVAFNLVAIGLMALFPGDPTFLGLSVALGGLVQALVQVPFLRGYALEWRWHQAFVPALMRMGPFAFTTSLRQFLNLVLTHILTRYPPAAVTGFYNAEVVFQMVLGLFATSPAIALFPRMSALKGEALARFLLGPLRRLTLLLSLLGGLLSGQASFVVVLLFGLFGPLTPENRTYSALVLTALGFAVLPWGVNTLLLRGLYALGRIREAVSASALVFLANTLGYWLLKDAGLFALNLATALAGYLGLFLYLRLLEREGVGFPSLPPFLLKALFAGLVAALPGWVLTRINPVERAGEALLPLLLGGGLGLGSFLLAAWALRLPLRELLAKPPSGGNRGV encoded by the coding sequence ATGCTGCGTAAGGTCCTCCTGGTCATGGGGGGTACCCTGGCCTCGAGGGTCCTGGGCCTTCTTAGGCAGGCGGTCTTCAACGCCCTGTATCCCGATGTTTTGAAGGACGCCTTCAACGTGGCCTACCGGGTGCCCAACCTCCTTCGGGAGCTTTTGGCCGAGGGGGCGGTGCAAAACGCCCTCATCCCCCTCCTTAAGGGCCTTCCCCCGGAGGAGGCAAAGGCCTTTGCTCGCCGTTTCGGGGCCTTTCTTCTGGGGGTTAATCTCCTGGTCCTAGGTCTAGGCTACCTCCTGGCCCCCTTTTTGGTGGACCTCCTGGTGGCCGGGGAAAGCCACCTCAGGGAAGGGGAGGGCTTGGAGCAGGTGGTTTACCTCACCCGGCTCCTTCTGCCCTTCCTCCTGGGGATCTCCATGGCCGCTTTGTTTTCTGCCCTCCTCCAGGCGGAGGAGCGCTTTCTGCCCTATGCCTTGGGCCCCGTGGCCTTCAACCTGGTGGCCATCGGCCTCATGGCCCTTTTTCCGGGGGACCCTACCTTTTTGGGCCTCTCCGTGGCCCTGGGAGGCCTGGTCCAAGCCCTGGTGCAGGTCCCCTTTCTGAGGGGCTACGCCCTGGAGTGGCGCTGGCACCAGGCCTTTGTTCCGGCCCTCATGCGCATGGGTCCCTTTGCCTTCACCACCTCCCTCAGGCAGTTTTTAAACCTGGTCCTGACCCATATCCTCACCCGCTATCCCCCGGCGGCGGTCACCGGGTTTTACAACGCCGAGGTGGTCTTCCAGATGGTGCTGGGGCTTTTCGCCACCTCGCCGGCCATCGCCCTCTTTCCCCGGATGAGCGCCCTAAAGGGGGAGGCCCTGGCCCGCTTCCTCCTAGGTCCCTTAAGGAGGCTTACCCTGCTTTTGTCCCTACTGGGAGGGCTTCTTAGCGGCCAGGCTTCCTTCGTGGTGGTCCTTCTCTTTGGCCTTTTTGGTCCCCTTACCCCGGAGAACCGGACCTACAGCGCCTTGGTCCTCACCGCCTTGGGGTTTGCCGTGCTGCCCTGGGGGGTGAATACCCTGCTCCTTAGGGGGCTTTACGCCCTGGGGCGGATAAGGGAAGCGGTTTCCGCCAGCGCCCTTGTTTTTCTGGCCAATACCTTGGGGTACTGGCTCCTTAAGGATGCGGGCCTCTTCGCCCTTAACCTGGCCACGGCCCTGGCGGGGTACCTAGGGCTTTTCCTCTACCTCCGCCTTTTGGAACGGGAAGGGGTGGGGTTTCCATCCCTGCCCCCTTTTCTCCTCAAGGCCCTTTTTGCAGGGCTCGTGGCGGCCTTGCCCGGGTGGGTACTAACCCGGATAAATCCGGTGGAAAGGGCTGGGGAAGCCCTCCTCCCCCTCCTTTTGGGGGGAGGGCTAGGCCTTGGGTCCTTTCTCTTGGCGGCTTGGGCCTTACGCCTTCCCCTCAGGGAACTCCTCGCCAAGCCTCCCTCAGGCGGAAATAGAGGGGTTTAA